In a single window of the Anaerolineae bacterium genome:
- a CDS encoding ABC transporter permease — MKEQLGRAWYICRKDLRAYSLKPPLISWGLMFPAAMVLAFYLRNPTDIGQVIPGLIGITLLFGATSMEAVVITFEKRTGALERLAMAPVAPAAILLGKVASGGIFALAMGTLVSLASLPFAGPTAISLSRVLSLLVTLVLGAVAFSLLGAFVSVAVREVFDAMTLANYFRFPMLFLSGVFAPLAAMPGLLQGVAYLLPLTYVVDALRHALGGPAALPLALDWALTLAFCAALCLGAWRMLLRQLEEPR, encoded by the coding sequence ATGAAGGAGCAGCTGGGGCGGGCCTGGTACATCTGCCGCAAGGACCTGCGGGCCTACAGCCTCAAGCCACCCCTGATCAGCTGGGGACTGATGTTCCCCGCGGCCATGGTCCTGGCCTTCTACCTCCGTAACCCCACCGACATCGGTCAGGTCATCCCCGGCCTCATCGGCATCACCCTCCTCTTTGGCGCCACCTCCATGGAGGCCGTGGTCATCACCTTCGAGAAGCGCACCGGCGCCCTGGAGCGCCTGGCCATGGCCCCGGTGGCCCCGGCGGCCATCCTGCTGGGCAAGGTAGCCAGCGGCGGCATCTTCGCCCTGGCGATGGGAACGCTGGTCTCACTGGCATCTCTCCCCTTTGCCGGGCCGACGGCCATTTCCCTCTCGCGCGTGCTCTCTCTCCTGGTGACCCTGGTCTTGGGGGCTGTGGCCTTCTCGCTGCTGGGCGCCTTCGTGTCCGTCGCCGTGCGCGAGGTCTTCGACGCCATGACGCTGGCCAACTACTTCCGCTTTCCCATGCTCTTCCTCTCCGGAGTGTTCGCCCCCCTGGCCGCTATGCCCGGCCTACTTCAGGGGGTCGCCTACCTCCTGCCCCTCACCTACGTGGTGGACGCCCTGCGACACGCCCTCGGGGGCCCCGCGGCCTTGCCCCTAGCGCTGGACTGGGCGTTGACGCTGGCCTTCTGCGCCGCGCTCTGCCTGGGTGCCTGGCGGATGCTGCTCCGACAACTGGAGGAACCACGATGA